A single window of Alphaproteobacteria bacterium DNA harbors:
- a CDS encoding integration host factor subunit beta, whose protein sequence is MTKSQLIERLRRRFSNLPEKHIENAINVIFDEIISTLSKNARAEFRGFGAFSTKKRAPRVGRNPKTGSSVSVPAKTLPYFKSGRILLSQMNKD, encoded by the coding sequence ATGACAAAATCTCAACTTATAGAAAGGCTGCGTCGTCGGTTTTCAAATTTGCCCGAAAAGCATATTGAGAATGCCATCAATGTTATTTTTGATGAAATTATCTCTACGCTTTCGAAGAATGCGCGAGCAGAGTTTCGTGGTTTTGGCGCATTTTCCACTAAGAAGCGTGCCCCACGGGTTGGACGCAATCCTAAAACAGGTAGTTCTGTTTCCGTTCCAGCTAAAACTCTCCCCTATTTCAAATCAGGAAGAATTCTGCTATCACAGATGAATAAGGATTAG
- a CDS encoding DUF1049 domain-containing protein, whose translation MASRILFVLIAIIVVVFAVSNRAMTTVSFWPFGFELLLPLSIFILSVFVLGFLLGTIVTKATNLFKRKKTLKT comes from the coding sequence ATGGCTTCTAGGATTTTGTTTGTATTAATTGCCATTATTGTCGTCGTGTTTGCTGTTTCAAATCGCGCAATGACGACCGTTTCCTTTTGGCCGTTTGGATTTGAGCTGCTGCTTCCTCTCTCCATTTTCATTTTGAGTGTTTTTGTCCTTGGATTCTTGTTGGGGACCATCGTTACCAAAGCTACTAACTTATTCAAACGAAAGAAAACTTTAAAAACATAA